TGCGCTCCACGAGCTTCCGCCCGGGCGCGCCGGCCTGTACCAGCTCCGTGGCGCCCAGCGCAAGGCTGCCGTCGGCCCGCTCAAGGGTGCCGTACGGAACCTCCTCCGCGGCGGTCTCGATCCGCTCCGCACGCCGGGTGATCCTGACCTCCAGCCCGGCGGTGACCGGGGTGTCAGCAGGAACCGAGAGGGAGTCCAGCTCACCCAGGGTGATGAACTGCTCCTGCAGGAGCTCTGCGACGGTCTTCGCCGCGGTCTCCACGGACCTGACCCGGCCGCCGTCGATGATCGTCACGGCCGTGCGTTCCGCTTCGGATCCCGCCCGGTCGGCCGCAACCGCCGCAAGCGTTTCCGGCGCCTCCCCCGCAGCGGCAGACTGCCGGGGTGCCGTCGGTCCCCCCAGCGCTGCCGCCAGGATCAGTGCCGCCGCGACCCCCGCCACCAGGCGGCGCCGTACGTTCGTCAGTTGCATGCTCGACCCCCCTTGGGCAATCGCGTTCTCGGGATACGATACACGGAAGTTCGCCCTTCAGGCCTCCTA
The genomic region above belongs to Symbiobacterium terraclitae and contains:
- a CDS encoding 3D domain-containing protein, with translation MQLTNVRRRLVAGVAAALILAAALGGPTAPRQSAAAGEAPETLAAVAADRAGSEAERTAVTIIDGGRVRSVETAAKTVAELLQEQFITLGELDSLSVPADTPVTAGLEVRITRRAERIETAAEEVPYGTLERADGSLALGATELVQAGAPGRKLVERMVLYEDGQAVASHVVAETVIEDPTPEIVAYGTAGVVSRGGQQIRYTQELELVATGYTAGPESNPGGSGLTYTGIPAARGIAAVDPNVIPLYTRLYVEGYGFALAADIGGAIKGNRIDLCFDTVDEALAWGVRPVKVYVLQD